From one Hirundo rustica isolate bHirRus1 chromosome 8, bHirRus1.pri.v3, whole genome shotgun sequence genomic stretch:
- the LOC120755691 gene encoding dual specificity protein phosphatase 13-like, whose product MLHTRDSSSLTSSTSYETPTISDLQKLLWLRGGSDNHVDQVWPNVFLGDAWAARSKTILQGLNITHILNAADGPYSINTGPKYYADLQIEYYGVEAFDDPSFDLSIFFYDAANFIGKALNSSGGKVLVHCAMGVSRSATLVLAFLMIHENMTLVDALKTVSAHRNICPNSGFLSQLRNLDIKLNEERKRTRASATRGL is encoded by the exons ATGCTTCACACCAGAGACTCTTCATCACTGACTAGCAGCACTTCCTATGAAACTCCAACAATATCAGATCTCCAGAAGCTCCTGTGGCTCAGAGGAGGCTCTGATAATCACGTGGACCAAGTCTGGCCAAATGTCTTCCTGGGAGATGC GTGGGCTGCTAGGAGCAAAACTATACTTCAAGGCCTCAACATTACTCATATCCTTAATGCAGCAGATGGACCATACAGCATCAACACAGGACCCAAGTATTATGCAGATCTGCAAATAGAGTACTATGGAGTAGAAGCATTTGATGATCCTTCCTTCGATTTAAGTATCTTCTTCTATGATGCTGCCAATTTCATAGGCAAGGCCTTAAACTCTTCAGGAG GTAAGGTCCTCGTTCATTGTGCCATGGGAGTGAGCCGCTCAGCAACTTTAGTGCTTGCCTTTTTAATGATCCATGAAAACATGACACTTGTGGATGCTCTGAAGACAGTGAGTGCTCATAGAAACATCTGCCCGAATTCGGGGTTCCTCAGCCAGCTCCGGAACTTGGACATTAAACTGaatgaagagaggaaaagaaccAGGGCATCTGCTACCAGAGGCCTGTGA